TTGTCGCCGGTATCGTCAATGATGGCGTATCTAAAATTCAATTTTTCTTTTGGAATGGGCAAAGCAATCTTATTGACGCTAGTAGCGCGGCTCCGGGTGAGCATATTGGTCTTTGTCTCGGTTGTGAGGAAATGTGCGGCCCCTGACGCGTCGACCACTGCAAGGTAACTCTTGGGCCGATCACCAAAATCCACCAGACGATAGTCCAATGCTACAATTGGACTTCCTGTTTCAGAAACTTTTATTTCAGGGTCTAGCTTTAGCTCGACATAAACTTTCCTCAATCCCTTCCCTGGGATCTTTGAAAAAATCGTCCCTGGTCCGGAACTATCTCTGGCGTCTAATTCTATAGTATCTTTGGGCGCTTGTTCAGGCGCCAGGATTTCGTTTCTGGAGTCTATTTCGCCCAACCTAACTGTTCCGTCGGAAAACCCGAACGCAAGATGATTATTATCAATGGTTTTTCCAATAGAAGTGAGTTCTTTACCTCCAAAATCGAAGGAGAGATTTTGGACGGGCGCCCCAGTTTTAGTATGCCATATATATACCAGACCGTTTTTTGAAACAGCGGCGGCAAGAGTGTCATGTTCGTCAATCGTCAAATCAACGACGTCTTTGGGTTTCAAGGGAGCGTTATATTCATTGGCCGAAAGGACTTTGCCCCCTCCAAACAGCGGAAGGACCTCATAGACGAGATAAATCGTCATGCCCATAACCGCTGCGATGACCAGGGCGCCACCAATTGTTATGGTCTTATCCGCCAATTTGTCAGCAAACAGGACCCATGGGCTGGTCTCTTTTCGGCCTTCTACGCCAAATCTTCGCATCACAATATCCTTTGAATTTACCGGCTCGCCATTGGGAAGTGATTCACTGTTTTATTGATGAACCAGAAAAAATAAACGTGAGACGTAGTGACCACATACCAGGTCACCCATCTCACGAATAATAATTCAGTCTATATTATGAAGTCTATTTCAATCCGACTTTACCAAGATCCTCTTCGGCTAACGCTTTAGAAACAGGATAGAAACCATCTTTAACAACTATCATCTGGCCCTCTTTGGAAAAAACGTACCTCAAGAACTGGGCCATCAACGGATTTAGAGCTTCATTCGGTTTTTTATTGAAATATATGTACAGAAACCTCGCTAATGAATAATTTCCGTCATATGCGTTTTCAGCGTTCGCTTCGTAACACTTGGCCCCGTCTTTGGACGCAAGAGGAACTGTGCGGACATCCGGTGTTTTGTACCCAACACCTGAATATCCTATCGCATACTTGTCATTAGCCACACCTTGAACAACAGCCGAAGACCCGGGTTGCTCTTTTACTGTGTCTTTATAGTCGCCGTGGAACAGCGCAATTTCTTTAAAATAAGCGTAAGTGCCGCTTGCAGAGTTACGACCGTAAGTCGAAATGGGTTTGTCGGCCCATTCTCCCGTCAAACCAACGTCTCCCCACGTTTTTATGTCTTTGGCGCCGCTCTTGCGCGTTTTTGAAAAGATTCCGTCAAGTTGCTGCATGGTCAGGCACTTGATAGGGTTATCCTTGTTGACGAACACCGCCAGAGAATCAACAGCAACTCTAACAACTGAAGGTTTGTAACCAAATTTCTTTTCAAAATCGGTAATTTCTTTGGATTTCATCTCACGCGACATAGGACCGAATTGCGACGCTCCCTCTATTAAAGCAGGCGGCGCAGTAGAGGAGCCCTTGCCTTCTATTGAGATCTTTACTCCAGGATAGGCGGCCCTAAAACCCTCAGCCCAAAAAGTCATCAAGTTGTTTAATGTATCTGAACCGACTGATTTGACGGAGCCGGAGACGCCGCTTACCTTTTGATACGAAGTCAATCCTGGATCAAGATCCATTGCTGAGGCCATTGGAGTAAAAGCCAGCCCTGCGGCTATAAGAAACGATGACAACTTCAACATCATTTTGCTCCTCCGATAGAAATAGTCCCGTGGCAGATTTTTCGCATGTTGCTGGTAAGGTCTCAATGAATTGTTAGCATAGTGTTAGCGCATTGCTAGAAATTCATGAGCCCTGGAAAAGACGCCTAATGGCCTGGACAATGACGTTTCGTTTATTATTGATACGATTCGCTATTAGAAAAATTCAGGGAAACGGAGAAAATCCGTAATAATGATTTTCCCCAGCAACACGTAGAGAATTGCCGCTGAGGATATGAATGGACCAAACGGGATCAATGAATCTGACGATATCCTCTTGTACAAAGCGCCGATAAGTCCTACAAGGCATCCGGTGAATGAGGCCACGAACAAAGTGAATATCGTCCCTTCTACCCCAGTGAACGCTCCGACCATCGCCATGAGCTTCACATCTCCGCCTCCCAGACCATCCGCGCCCTTGATCAGTTTGTACAGGTACGCCGGAATATATAGGATTGTGGCTCCAAGCAAAACTCCACCAGCAGATGATTTCCAGTTCATGTCAGGTAAAAACTCAAGGCTCGAAAACAGAAAACCAAATACTACGCCGGTCAGAGAAATGATGTCAGGGATAATCATCTTTTCCATGTCTATCCTGAAAATGGCGATTAACATGGCAAGGAACAGAATCAGCGTGAAGAAAACCGGGCTTAAACCGAATTTTAAAAATATTGACAACGATCCAATGCCACAGAGGAGTTCCACCATAATTTCTTTACGGATCTCATGCTTTAAATCATGTGAGTCAAGGGTCCTGCAGAGAAAAATTCTTGCCAGATGGATCGAACTGACTGATTTCGATGAAGTTAGCGTTCTTTCATCTACCCGGGATATTTCATTAAGAAAATAGCGCGTGATCCGATTCACGACAGAACCTATGAAAACACCAAATCCCAAGACGATGAATGAAGTTAAAATTCTTTCAGCGGTATTCACTAGGGAATTCTGCCTTTCTCTGACCCATTCGGATTGGGACCACGGCCTAACCAACTAGCGCTTATAATGTGTTACTAAAACACGAATTTCGCCTGAACCAATTTGATTAACCAGACCGCGAGCTTCCTCCTCGTCCGGAACAATGGCGAACCAGTCCGATGAATCAATGGTGGAAAAATCCAGATCATTTACAATACGCCATTCTTTTTCTTCAAACCAGTTCAAATCGGAGCATGAGATCAACTGGAAGAAGACCTTGGATTCTTTCGGCAGACTCTTGAACTTGTCCTCACGAATATAAGTCACCTTTCTAGCCCCTTTTCTAAGCAAACAATTTCTACTGAACGCTATTCCGTAAGGCTCGAATGTCTTTCTCATTAACCCTCTTCGCCATTTACAGATTACATGGAACTGCTCAGGCTTTTGCTCCGTAAGGCAAACCACGGGTGAGTTTCCTCTAACCCATTTTGAACTGGACCGGATTCTTTTCTCCTGAATGATTCGTCTCAATGTGTCAAAGGCAGTGTGCGAACAACCAGAATCTCCGTATTCCAGACTTCTCAAATAATCCGACCACGTCTGACCGGGCCATGGCCCGTGACAGGCTCTGGTGTAATGTGTGAGAAGAATTTCTTTGGGCCTGGCTGCCCCCGAAACGCTAAAAGGATCAAATTTGTTTTGTTTTGGAACAACCTCCGATTGTTGAGCAACAGGGCCCGTTGTTATGGTTTTGGTCGATTTTTTTGCCAGGGACGGTTCCTGTTCATGACCCGGGAAATTCTTGACCACAATTTTGCCGGAAACTCTAGCTACACGAAGTATCTCTGACATGTTACCCGACGGTGTGATTTCACAGGGAATCAGGATGTCGGAGAGCGAAGCGGCAAGTTGGTCTCTTAATCTCCATCGCTGCTTGATCTCCGGTAAGCGACCCGGAGAAAATCCTGATAAAAAGAGTGACTTTTCCATTCGAAAAATATCTTCAAACTCTTTTAGGAATTCATCTTTATGCATCCCATCGATCATGAACGGTAATGGAGAGTCACACACCATGACCAGGCCACTGAATCGAGCCAACCACGCGACCATGAGATAGGAAATCGAACCATAGGAGGAAATCATCGTCCACTGGTTTTTCATGGCGTATCGAGTCAATTTAACAGTGTTTTTGAGCCAGGGTGTATTTGAGCCTATTGACCTTGATTTTCGTGAATTCAGTATCATTGCGGTTGGGTTATTCAAGATGCCCAAGTCTCCTAATGTGAAAATCACAGAGGAAATGTCAACGCACGTTCGAAACATCTGAGACTCTGTTGGGCTACTGACATGAATCCCCCTGTCGTACCAGTGTTGAGCCTCCAGCATGGCACGTTCAATCAGCCTGTGATTCTTTGCGAAGTTGGGCTTTGAATAATTCGTGCGATCTTTTTCCAAAATCTCTGACTGCAGATATTCTGGAACGGATTCAGTCGGGATTTGTTTGACACACACTGACGCAATCAACTCAGAGCGCCTAAGATAATCAAGCGCTCGAATTCTTGAAAGAATCGCTGTCGCGAATAGCCCCCTTATTTGATTGTTCTCGTTCAATTATATTTTGTTCGTCGATATTTCAGTCGTAGGCGTTTGGGATATGTGCGAATTTAGCGCATTTTTCTCCCAAATAGACATTGCTCCCGGTTCAATTGATCCATCCAAGGTTCGGAACGCCTCAGTCATCTTGCGTCTTCTTGTCAGAGCCGAGAGCCTTTTCTTCTGCCTTATCCTAGCCCTATTTCGTTTCATCGTTTCTGTTCCCCCGTTTACGGCGAACGGACGACCATCAGAGCCGATTCAATCTAATGATTATAGGCTAACCGTTAAACCTGTATCAAGTTAGATGAAAAGATCCACCACATCACTCTCCAAAACATAGAATGATTCTTTATCTTTATAGAGTTTCTTTGGTTGGGAGATCTTGTACTTGGAGTCATTGACTGCGACCACTTTTCCTTCTATGACCTTGAGAGATCCAACTTCTTCAGGAGTGGCCTTCCACGGAATTTCATCCAGATCCACGACGTAATTTCCGTTCCAGTCGCGCAGAAAAGATGTTCCCGTTTTCTTAAAAATATCCTGCACAGTGTGCCACTCTTCAGACTCCACCACAAACGTCAAATCCTCCTGCGAACCTATGGGAACAACGAGGAGAAGTTTTATTTCTTTTTCGGACATTAATACTCCTGATTAACAAATGCCTGTCAAATCATTAAGGTAGGGTCAACGCCAAGGTTTGATTCGGTTTCCCGAGCACTGGCATTACTCGACCGTCAAATCTCATTCTGATCCCACCCGCATTTCCTGTTATAACTCTAAAATTATTTTTTGCGGTAAAAACCTGTATGTCCCCAGGGGACATCAACATTTCTTCTGCTGGGCCATTATCAGGTTCCACGCGGACCCAAGCGTTAGCTATGGCTTTTATTTCAAGGACTTTCTTTCCAGCTTGGGTTGGTTTAACCGTTGTTAGAGAAGGTCGAGACTTTTCACGACGGCCAGGTTGCGCGCTAACAGGAGTTCCTGTTTTGCTTATTGTATCATTGGCTTTGTGATCTCCCTCTAAAAAAACTCGACTAACTCCTGTCAGAACCAGGATCAACAGGGACAACGCGCCAACGGCTGTCAATACCCTGTTGAACCATACATTCTGAACAAATGATAGCCCATGCTGACTCGATTCGACGGGGACCAGGCTCTTTTCTTCTACAAGGCTATGGGGCTGCTGTTCGCCAATGAAATCCTCAAGTTTCTTGACAGTGTCGTCAACATCCTGCCCAAGTTCACGAGCGTAAGATCTTACAAAACCTTTTACAAAAACCAGTGGGGGCAATAGATCGTATCGATCGTTCTCCAGAAAATCCAGATTTGTCATAGCTATTTTTGTGCTGAGGGAGATATCTTCCAGACTCTTACCTTTCTCTTCTCTAAGTTCTTTGAGGTACAGTCCAAAAGATTCCATAACTTATATGACCTGTCCGGATTGGGAAATGAGAACTATCACATTAAGACCAACAAGATTCCGGTCCCATTGAATAGAAGATGTGATATAGCTGAACTCTAGCGATTTCCTGAACACTCGACTTTTTTGTTCGTGAGAAATCGTTACATTTCGATTATCATCACGTATTGTGTTGATCAAGGATTTATTCAACCTCCGCGTAAGGATCGGGGAAAAATTCTTGAAAGCGCTTAAAGTTTTTCTCGGCATTTAATTTAGGACGCTACGCCCTAATTCCAGAAACATTTCAATGATCAAAAAATACGGTTCTTTAGGGGAATGGATCATCGCGCGGCCGGCGTCTATAGCATTTATAGCCATGGTAGTGGGTATTCTCCTGGCTCGCCTATGGTCCAAACCAATTGATGAAAAAATAATCACTTTATTCCTAGTTTTTGCCTTAGGGCTTGGAATTGCCACTCAGGCCACAAAGAATCAGGTCCTTGTATGGTCGTTCCTCGTTTCGGCTTTTCTTCTCCTGGGCTTTTCTCTGGCGACTGATTCTTCGAAGGTTACTCCTGAGAACATCTTATCATCAAAGAAACGAGTAATCACAGCCAGGGTCTCGCGCGTTTTAGCGAATAGCTCTGATTACAGAATCATACTACTTGAGTCAGGACAATTTGTAGATGAAAATCTTGAACTCCCTGGTCGTGGCCGGTTGAGTCTTCGAGAGAACTCTGCGCCGCTGATCGCAGGAGATCTGATATCGTTTCGGTCAAGCGTCCGTATTCCTGCCAACCGCGGAAACCCAGGCGAATATGATTGGGAGATGGACTGCAAGAGCGAGTCTATAAACTGGTTGGTAAACGCTCGCGGTCCTCAATCCGTTGTCATTTTACGAACTGGATCGCCGGTCAGTCCGTATGCTCTCCTTTCAAGGCTACGTCAATCGATGTCCAAATTTCTCGAGAAGTACTCCGGCCGTTTCTTCAGCCCTGCCGACGCCTCAGCGATCAAAGCGATTCACAAAGGAATTATATTGGGGGATCGCGCTGAAATCGACAGTGAATTGAACAAAGCTTTTTCAAACAGCGGCCTCGTTCACATGCTTTCAGCATCGGGCTCGCACGTAACTATAGTTGCGGCCATGACATTTTTTTCAACCAAACTCCTCTTAAGATTCTTTCCTTAT
This window of the Desulfomonilaceae bacterium genome carries:
- a CDS encoding phosphate ABC transporter substrate-binding protein; this translates as MMLKLSSFLIAAGLAFTPMASAMDLDPGLTSYQKVSGVSGSVKSVGSDTLNNLMTFWAEGFRAAYPGVKISIEGKGSSTAPPALIEGASQFGPMSREMKSKEITDFEKKFGYKPSVVRVAVDSLAVFVNKDNPIKCLTMQQLDGIFSKTRKSGAKDIKTWGDVGLTGEWADKPISTYGRNSASGTYAYFKEIALFHGDYKDTVKEQPGSSAVVQGVANDKYAIGYSGVGYKTPDVRTVPLASKDGAKCYEANAENAYDGNYSLARFLYIYFNKKPNEALNPLMAQFLRYVFSKEGQMIVVKDGFYPVSKALAEEDLGKVGLK
- a CDS encoding A24 family peptidase, giving the protein MNTAERILTSFIVLGFGVFIGSVVNRITRYFLNEISRVDERTLTSSKSVSSIHLARIFLCRTLDSHDLKHEIRKEIMVELLCGIGSLSIFLKFGLSPVFFTLILFLAMLIAIFRIDMEKMIIPDIISLTGVVFGFLFSSLEFLPDMNWKSSAGGVLLGATILYIPAYLYKLIKGADGLGGGDVKLMAMVGAFTGVEGTIFTLFVASFTGCLVGLIGALYKRISSDSLIPFGPFISSAAILYVLLGKIIITDFLRFPEFF
- a CDS encoding RodZ domain-containing protein codes for the protein MESFGLYLKELREEKGKSLEDISLSTKIAMTNLDFLENDRYDLLPPLVFVKGFVRSYARELGQDVDDTVKKLEDFIGEQQPHSLVEEKSLVPVESSQHGLSFVQNVWFNRVLTAVGALSLLILVLTGVSRVFLEGDHKANDTISKTGTPVSAQPGRREKSRPSLTTVKPTQAGKKVLEIKAIANAWVRVEPDNGPAEEMLMSPGDIQVFTAKNNFRVITGNAGGIRMRFDGRVMPVLGKPNQTLALTLP